The proteins below come from a single Halobacillus salinarum genomic window:
- a CDS encoding SRPBCC family protein — translation MAKNHESGNIITNVGEKDFTLERVFDAPRDLVFKAFTDPEHVSQWWAPAGFTMPVCTIDLQPGGIWHYCFESPEGERHWSRSVYKEIIEPEKIVYTSTLSDEKANPVESPLPEHLATVTFVENNGKTKLTVNIQLPSVLDLKATMDMGMMEGLKQTINNLEEHLKVVR, via the coding sequence ATGGCAAAAAATCATGAATCAGGAAACATCATCACAAATGTTGGGGAGAAAGATTTTACTCTGGAACGTGTATTTGATGCACCACGAGATCTCGTTTTTAAGGCCTTCACGGATCCTGAACATGTATCTCAATGGTGGGCACCTGCTGGGTTTACGATGCCTGTATGCACAATTGATCTTCAACCAGGCGGGATATGGCACTACTGTTTTGAATCTCCAGAAGGTGAGAGACACTGGTCTAGAAGTGTATATAAGGAAATCATCGAACCTGAGAAGATTGTCTATACTAGCACCTTATCAGATGAAAAAGCTAATCCAGTAGAAAGCCCTCTGCCTGAACATCTTGCTACGGTAACATTCGTTGAAAACAATGGAAAAACCAAACTTACAGTCAATATACAATTGCCGTCAGTTCTAGATCTTAAAGCGACAATGGATATGGGCATGATGGAAGGGCTAAAACAAACAATAAATAATTTGGAGGAGCACTTAAAAGTCGTGCGGTAA